A part of Populus alba chromosome 8, ASM523922v2, whole genome shotgun sequence genomic DNA contains:
- the LOC118054240 gene encoding probable calcium-binding protein CML25, producing the protein MGFKCLFNHKSKKSDSSINSPSGMAASINGSKSPSRMAASINGSKSPSVRLRPQVEELEQVFKKFDVNGDGKISSAELDSFWKKLGHEASKEELQRMITEFDADGDGFIDLQEFVALNTQGVDTNEVMENLKDAFSVYDIDGNGSISAEELHKVMASLGEPCSMAECRKMISGVDRDGDGMIDFEEFKVMMMMGARWDSMDTLRGTRG; encoded by the coding sequence ATGGGGTTTAAATGCCTTTTCAACCACAAATCCAAGAAATCGGATTCTTCTATCAATTCGCCATCTGGGATGGCTGCTTCAATAAACGGATCCAAATCACCCTCTAGGATGGCTGCTTCGATAAACGGATCCAAATCACCCTCTGTGAGGCTAAGACCCCAAGTTGAAGAGCTTGAGCAAGTTTTCAAGAAATTCGACGTCAATGGAGACGGCAAGATCTCATCTGCTGAACTGGATTCATTCTGGAAAAAATTGGGTCATGAAGCAAGCAAAGAGGAGCTGCAAAGGATGATAACAGAATTCGATGCCGATGGTGATGGATTCATTGATTTGCAAGAATTTGTGGCGCTAAACACACAGGGGGTGGATACAAATGAGGTAATGGAGAATCTGAAGGATGCCTTTTCAGTTTATGATATTGATGGAAATGGGTCGATCTCTGCTGAAGAATTGCATAAAGTGATGGCCAGTTTGGGGGAGCCTTGTTCAATGGCTGAGTGCAGGAAGATGATTAGTGGGGTTGATAGAGATGGTGATGGGATGATTGATTTCGAGGAGTTtaaggtgatgatgatgatgggtgCTAGGTGGGATTCCATGGATACTCTAAGAGGAACTAGGGGTTAG
- the LOC118054223 gene encoding uncharacterized protein: MAVSKFVMASLTNCRPLTCAATATASSYQERLVPHPPDLIKWVRREGGFVHQAIKISQDGTNGLGLIASHDIPKGSQLIVLPDNIPLKFGAEDGVDEAHSVLVKLAQNIPDELWAMKLGLKLLQERARVNSFWWPYISNLPQTYSVPIFFQGEDIKNLQYAPLLYQVNRRCRFLLDFEQEVKRAVENLKQNDHPFGRQDVDASSLGWSMSAVSSRAFRLYGKKLPDGTCIDAPMMLPLIDMCNHAFNPNAQIIQEQDAGSAKMLIKAVAETPIKQNDAILLNYGCLNNDLFLLDYGFVIPSNPYDCIELKYDGAFLDAASVAAGVSSPKFSSPAPWQQQFLSQLNLDGEAANLKVTLGGQELVDGRLLAALRVLLASDMEMVRKHDMDTLKSLSADAPLGIANEVAAYRTIIALCVIALEHFPTKIMEDESSLKQGVSASTELAIQFRIQKKSVIIDVMRDLTRRAKSLLSKDTMACQG, translated from the exons ATGGCTGTTTCAAAGTTTGTAATGGCCTCGCTAACCAATTGCCGTCCACTAACATGCGCTGCCACGGCCACAGCCTCATCCTATCAAGAGCGTCTGGTCCCACACCCACCAGACCTGATCAAATGGGTGAGGCGCGAAGGTGGGTTCGTGCACCAGGCCATTAAAATATCCCAAGATGGAACCAATGGTCTTGGTTTGATTGCCTCTCATGATATCCCAAAAGGGTCTCAGCTTATTGTCCTTCCTGATAACATACCCTTAAAATTTGGAGCTGAAGATGGAGTTGATGAGGCACATTCTGTTTTGGTTAAACTGGCCCAAAACATTCCTG ATGAACTGTGGGCAATGAAATTGGGTTTGAAGCTTCTTCAAGAAAGAGCAAGGGTCAACTCCTTCTGGTGGCCATACATCAGCAACCTGCCGCAAACTTATAGCGTGCCCATATTTTTTCAAGGGGAGGATATAAAGAACTTGCAGTATGCTCCTCTTCTATACCAG GTGAATAGAAGATGCAGGtttcttcttgattttgaaCAAGAAGTCAAGCGTGCTGTTGAAAACCTGAAACAAAATGATCATCCTTTTGGCAGGCAAGATGTAGATGCATCCTCTCTTGGGTGGTCAATGTCAGCAGTCTCATCCAGGGCATTTCGTTTATATGGAAAAAAGCTCCCAGATGGAACCTGCATTGATGCCCCCATGATGCTTCCTCTCATCGACATGTGCAACCATGCCTTCAATCCAAATGCACAAATTATTCAAGAACAAGATGCAGGGAGTGCAAAGATGCTTATAAAG GCTGTGGCAGAAACACCAATCAAACAAAACGATGCCATACTACTGAATTATGGTTGCTTGAACAATGATCTTTTCTTATTGGATTATGGATTTGTGATACCTTCAAACCCTTATGACTGCATTGAGCTCAAATATGATGGAGCTTTTCTGGATGCTGCAAGTGTTGCTGCTGGGGTATCTTCACCTAAGTTCTCTTCACCAGCTCCATGGCAACAACAGTTTTTATCCCAGTTAAATTTAGATGGTGAAGCTGCAAATCTCAAG GTGACATTAGGAGGTCAAGAATTGGTAGATGGACGGTTGTTGGCAGCCCTTAGAGTACTGCTGGCAAGTGACATGGAAATGGTGCGCAAGCATGATATGGACACTCTCAAATCTTTATCAGCTGATGCTCCTCTCGGAATTGCAAATGAAGTAGCTGCTTATCGCACCATTATTGCATTATGTGTGATCGCACTTGAGCACTTCCCTACCAAAATAATGGAAGACGAATCCTCATTGAAACAAGGTGTTTCAGCTTCCACTGAACTGGCCATCCAGTTTAGAATCCAGAAGAAATCTGTCATTATAGATGTGATGAGAGATCTAACAAGAAGAGCGAAATCACTTTTGTCCAAGGACACAATGGCTTGTCAAGGATAG
- the LOC118054231 gene encoding uncharacterized protein, giving the protein MENNSCNEDSRGRNGDGDHGYVGFPIHSQVIKIRQEFDKIKHPSLQQLEVRGVVKCRINRQRSRSPLGLAERPISVGN; this is encoded by the coding sequence ATGGAGAACAATAGCTGCAACGAGGACAGCAGAGGCAGAAATGGAGATGGAGATCATGGATATGTGGGGTTTCCAATTCACAGTCAGGTTATAAAGATCAGGCAAGAATTTGACAAGATCAAGCATCCATCTCTACAGCAGCTAGAGGTGAGAGGGGTTGTAAAATGCAGGATCAACAGGCAGCGATCGCGTTCACCACTAGGTCTAGCTGAGAGACCCATCTCAGTAGGCAACTAA